In Thalassospira marina, the following are encoded in one genomic region:
- a CDS encoding TolC family outer membrane protein, with amino-acid sequence MASATMTNEDQLARQLGEDAAGSTAMTPLFREIAKSMNGSEVLVNQFLTQTGNETVKRPLPSELSSMSQTDASATTQMAEGKPEGFIAKVRQAVETHPSIKSTIYGARQATDSVDEVGGALYPQVDFALEGGYNVARADDRVAADNDPDGVLSVSQLLYDAGETFDRIDAARENVTGSKYAALDSAQQFCLRAISAYFDIVRLQTKVLLAIDNRDRHELIFRSVNDRAAGGAGTSADVFRTEGRLAEANANLTELIGELDRMRASYKELFGDVPTHGERPDYIPDIPKNAEVALQHALGHNPTLAQSEASTRAASFEYDASKAAWYPKVSVVVEGRQYDLSEPRANDNEMRFYLRFNYNLFDGGSDQARESRASNRLSQAKERERQSRLELERQIASSLSDIATREQRLHALSLAARAEKETFLTYLDLFSIGRRDLVDVLDSQREFYQTASSLIDARTLADLSRYVLLSLTGELLPSFGIDDFGWEVK; translated from the coding sequence ATGGCTTCTGCGACCATGACGAACGAGGACCAGCTCGCCCGTCAACTGGGCGAGGATGCTGCCGGTTCAACGGCGATGACACCGCTGTTTCGTGAAATTGCCAAAAGCATGAATGGCTCGGAAGTGCTGGTGAACCAGTTTCTGACCCAAACCGGCAATGAAACCGTGAAACGGCCGTTGCCGTCCGAATTGTCGTCCATGTCGCAAACGGATGCATCCGCCACAACACAAATGGCGGAGGGTAAACCCGAAGGGTTTATTGCCAAGGTGCGCCAGGCTGTTGAAACTCACCCGTCGATCAAAAGCACCATTTATGGGGCCCGCCAGGCCACCGACAGTGTTGATGAAGTCGGCGGTGCACTTTATCCGCAGGTCGATTTCGCCCTTGAAGGGGGCTATAATGTCGCCCGGGCAGATGACCGGGTTGCTGCAGATAACGACCCCGATGGTGTGTTGTCGGTCAGCCAGCTTTTATATGATGCCGGTGAAACCTTTGACCGCATCGATGCCGCGCGTGAAAACGTAACCGGCAGCAAATATGCAGCCCTTGATAGCGCCCAGCAATTTTGCCTGCGGGCCATTTCCGCCTATTTTGATATTGTCCGCCTGCAAACCAAGGTGTTGCTGGCAATTGACAATCGCGACCGCCACGAACTGATTTTCCGAAGTGTAAATGACCGCGCTGCCGGTGGGGCCGGGACATCTGCCGATGTTTTCCGTACTGAAGGGCGCCTGGCCGAGGCCAATGCCAACCTGACCGAACTGATTGGCGAACTGGACCGCATGCGTGCGAGTTACAAGGAACTGTTTGGCGATGTCCCAACCCATGGTGAACGGCCCGATTATATCCCCGATATTCCCAAAAATGCCGAAGTCGCCCTACAACATGCCCTGGGTCATAACCCCACCCTGGCCCAAAGCGAGGCCAGCACACGGGCGGCATCATTTGAATATGATGCCAGCAAAGCCGCCTGGTACCCCAAGGTTTCGGTCGTGGTCGAAGGCCGGCAATATGACCTTTCCGAACCGCGCGCCAATGACAACGAAATGCGGTTTTACCTGCGGTTTAACTATAACCTGTTTGATGGTGGCAGTGACCAGGCACGCGAAAGCCGGGCATCAAACCGCCTGTCACAGGCCAAGGAACGCGAACGCCAGTCCCGCCTGGAACTGGAACGCCAGATTGCCAGTTCGCTAAGCGATATTGCCACCCGTGAACAGCGCCTTCATGCCCTGTCACTGGCTGCGCGCGCGGAAAAAGAAACATTCCTGACCTATCTGGACCTGTTTTCCATTGGCCGGCGTGACCTTGTCGATGTGCTTGATAGCCAGCGTGAATTTTACCAGACCGCAAGTTCCCTGATTGACGCCCGCACCCTGGCGGACCTGTCGCGTTATGTGTTGCTGTCGCTTACCGGTGAATTGCTGCCCAGTTTTGGTATTGATGATTTTGGGTGGGAGGTGAAATGA
- a CDS encoding Y-family DNA polymerase — protein sequence MKQRFLYLWLPHWKTDCHRNHNPHPHPECDTRSTPKDKQAPQTNGRAAKARNQTFVVTRNDHKGVLVCGLTAQARASGILPAMRLAEARSILPDIANITEEPALYEHYQARIIRHLDRYSPWIAADRAHARENLAGHNGFWLEMTGGIHLFGNEETLMTQIERDLRQMGFTCQTGMADTAGAAWACAQFPQDQPLRILSLPADHAQARQLPVTGLRLPPATLAILHRLGIHHLHDLADLPRATLTTRLGPDVLEKLDQFYGRLPEHLNFHLPSQPWLLRQHYAEPLGDAANLEAAITQLVQSLCQNLQSDHKGLRRIILRCIRVDGHTHTVTITTSSPCQSAPHLLRLLGEKLPGVDTGFGIEEVIIFAPWVENIAFRQISLDAQQPAGNDTIALNELFDRISHHLGPKDQLYRPSHHTSHLPELAAGKKHISARGTRARQPETPLPNRPIRLIDPPEPIQILQRGANGLPLEICWRRMPLKILKLQGPERICPEWWHHLNQDDFALGAETRDYFHVHDQAGRWLWLCRHPARRNPEISFADTANPTNTTPAQQAFSWPQPQNTPQPDQDLWSVHGLFA from the coding sequence ATGAAGCAACGCTTCTTGTATCTGTGGCTGCCCCACTGGAAAACGGACTGCCACCGCAATCACAATCCACACCCACATCCAGAATGCGATACCCGGTCCACGCCTAAGGACAAACAAGCACCCCAGACCAATGGCCGTGCTGCCAAAGCCCGCAACCAGACCTTTGTTGTCACCCGCAATGACCATAAAGGTGTGCTTGTTTGTGGCCTGACGGCACAGGCACGTGCATCGGGTATTTTGCCTGCCATGCGCCTGGCAGAAGCCCGCAGCATTTTGCCAGACATTGCCAATATCACCGAAGAACCGGCCCTTTATGAACATTATCAGGCCCGGATCATTCGCCATCTGGACCGTTACAGCCCCTGGATTGCTGCCGATCGGGCACATGCCCGCGAAAACCTTGCGGGACATAATGGTTTCTGGCTGGAAATGACCGGCGGCATTCACCTGTTTGGCAATGAAGAAACCCTGATGACGCAAATCGAACGGGATTTGCGCCAAATGGGCTTTACCTGCCAAACCGGCATGGCCGATACCGCCGGAGCAGCCTGGGCCTGTGCGCAATTTCCGCAGGACCAGCCTTTACGTATCCTTTCCCTGCCAGCAGACCATGCACAGGCACGGCAATTACCGGTCACCGGGTTGCGCCTGCCGCCTGCCACACTGGCAATTTTGCACCGCCTGGGCATTCATCATCTTCACGACCTGGCCGACCTGCCGCGTGCCACCCTTACCACCCGTCTGGGGCCAGATGTTTTGGAAAAACTAGACCAGTTTTATGGTCGCCTGCCCGAACATCTGAATTTTCATTTGCCCAGCCAACCCTGGCTTTTGCGCCAGCATTACGCCGAACCACTGGGCGATGCGGCCAATCTGGAAGCTGCAATCACGCAACTGGTGCAATCGCTTTGCCAAAATTTGCAGTCCGATCACAAAGGATTACGGCGGATCATTTTGCGTTGCATCCGCGTGGACGGGCATACCCATACCGTTACCATCACCACCAGCAGCCCCTGCCAGTCCGCCCCGCACCTGTTGCGCCTGCTGGGTGAAAAACTGCCCGGTGTCGATACCGGTTTCGGCATCGAAGAAGTCATCATTTTTGCCCCATGGGTGGAAAATATCGCCTTTCGCCAAATCAGCCTGGACGCACAACAGCCCGCCGGAAACGACACCATCGCCTTAAACGAACTGTTTGATCGTATCAGCCACCATCTTGGCCCCAAGGACCAGCTTTACCGCCCGTCCCACCATACCAGCCATTTGCCGGAACTTGCCGCCGGGAAAAAGCATATCTCAGCCAGGGGAACCCGTGCCCGCCAGCCGGAAACACCCCTGCCCAACCGCCCGATCCGCCTGATTGATCCGCCCGAACCGATCCAGATTCTTCAGCGCGGTGCCAACGGCCTGCCGCTTGAAATATGCTGGCGCCGCATGCCCCTAAAGATCCTGAAACTGCAGGGCCCGGAACGGATATGCCCGGAATGGTGGCATCACTTAAACCAGGATGATTTCGCCCTGGGCGCGGAAACCCGCGACTATTTCCATGTCCACGACCAGGCTGGTCGCTGGCTATGGCTTTGCCGCCATCCGGCCCGGCGAAATCCAGAAATCTCCTTTGCAGACACTGCAAACCCCACAAACACCACCCCGGCCCAGCAGGCATTTTCATGGCCCCAACCACAAAACACGCCCCAACCCGATCAGGATTTATGGTCGGTCCATGGCCTGTTTGCCTGA
- a CDS encoding helix-turn-helix transcriptional regulator: MITNPNNDLFDLLNALDNAHDVPAAWQAGLRFFRKFGARQITYGLERLDGSIVFLTTLPDWWMRHYLDNNYAIDDPLVDVARTYIAPRKFDTAFTDFPVTLSPKARQMLNEFGETESTAGLVIPAMTPMTQQLSALTISNTMDTEEFSKFYRGKETTLILAAHAVQQRCQELDPQLVQTDVHVAPRYSSPLLSTRERECLLWLCKGLRNDAIAERMGITRVTVEMHLRNCRQKLGARTREQAVVTAIKQGFITP, translated from the coding sequence ATGATCACCAACCCGAATAACGATCTCTTTGATCTGTTAAACGCTCTTGATAATGCGCATGATGTGCCAGCCGCTTGGCAGGCTGGCTTGCGGTTTTTCAGGAAATTCGGCGCCCGTCAGATCACCTATGGCCTTGAAAGGCTGGATGGCAGCATTGTTTTTCTGACCACCCTACCCGATTGGTGGATGCGCCATTATCTGGACAACAATTATGCCATCGACGATCCGCTGGTCGATGTTGCCCGGACCTATATCGCCCCCAGAAAATTCGATACGGCCTTCACCGATTTTCCCGTTACCCTTTCGCCCAAAGCCCGGCAGATGCTGAATGAATTTGGCGAAACGGAATCGACCGCCGGTCTGGTCATTCCGGCAATGACACCCATGACACAGCAACTCAGTGCCCTGACCATTTCCAACACGATGGATACGGAAGAATTTTCGAAATTCTATCGCGGCAAGGAAACCACCCTGATCCTTGCAGCCCATGCCGTACAACAGCGCTGCCAGGAACTTGATCCACAGCTCGTCCAGACGGACGTCCATGTTGCGCCACGATACAGCTCGCCGCTTCTCAGCACGCGCGAACGCGAATGTCTGCTGTGGCTATGCAAAGGACTGCGCAATGATGCCATTGCCGAGCGTATGGGCATTACCCGTGTCACGGTTGAAATGCATTTGCGAAACTGCCGGCAAAAACTGGGGGCGCGCACCCGGGAACAGGCTGTGGTAACCGCCATAAAACAGGGGTTCATCACACCCTGA
- a CDS encoding ImuA family protein, protein MNSRLQQARAALLRAERQWQGSAACVHGGRPALITRAFGDIDLTTYFSAGGLMPTGLHEIMTEHHDSAASALAWHIASLTADMKTGHGKTAPSQNNMAWAANSTNGASPKPATILWVQQRKALDQGQVYAPALFASSHKDTSTARHTHHPDLVMMNIDQQQTALWTCEEAAKSGQVGNIILETTDYDLTTARRLQLACEAGSCRLIVLRHHRAGQKIAPSPAWSRWHITAHGIYRKLSLIGGRGVRPASWKVYIDEATLLVSVAAPLENGLPPQSQSTPTSRMRYPVHA, encoded by the coding sequence ATGAACAGCAGGTTGCAACAGGCACGCGCAGCCCTTCTTCGGGCGGAAAGGCAATGGCAAGGCAGTGCCGCCTGCGTTCATGGCGGGCGCCCGGCCCTGATTACCCGTGCCTTTGGCGATATCGACCTGACCACATATTTCTCGGCAGGCGGTCTTATGCCAACCGGCCTGCATGAAATCATGACGGAACATCACGACAGCGCTGCATCTGCCCTTGCCTGGCATATCGCCAGCCTGACGGCCGATATGAAAACCGGCCACGGCAAAACAGCACCAAGCCAGAATAACATGGCATGGGCCGCAAACAGCACAAACGGGGCCAGTCCCAAACCGGCTACCATTTTGTGGGTCCAACAACGCAAGGCCCTGGATCAGGGGCAGGTTTATGCCCCGGCACTGTTTGCATCCTCCCACAAGGATACCTCCACGGCCCGCCATACGCATCATCCTGATCTGGTGATGATGAATATTGACCAGCAACAAACTGCCCTTTGGACATGCGAAGAAGCCGCAAAATCCGGGCAGGTTGGCAATATCATACTCGAAACAACAGACTATGACCTGACCACCGCACGCCGCCTGCAACTGGCCTGCGAGGCAGGTTCCTGCCGCCTGATTGTGCTGCGCCACCACCGGGCCGGGCAAAAAATTGCCCCGTCTCCGGCATGGTCACGCTGGCACATCACTGCCCACGGCATTTATCGCAAACTCAGCCTGATCGGGGGACGCGGGGTTCGACCGGCAAGCTGGAAAGTCTATATTGATGAAGCAACGCTTCTTGTATCTGTGGCTGCCCCACTGGAAAACGGACTGCCACCGCAATCACAATCCACACCCACATCCAGAATGCGATACCCGGTCCACGCCTAA
- a CDS encoding type I secretion system permease/ATPase — protein sequence MNRSLGRITPVKTVSTKPETGAAPVPDEDAMTNANQQPDRAAEATTGATTAPKKPIDDEPAQPRVTKAENTARAVDYIEQCLVYLCRHYDMSVTANYFRNLGDGNHETGPQFFAEMARKVGLACIAGDVKLETLNHTTLPVAAFLDDGKVVVIVSREGPHKLAVYDPDFGDAPVIMSVADLRGVFSGLGIAVRPYFRESQHVDHQLAKRGRHWFWSALAKNKPIYFQVIVAAALTNFLSLTVSLFTMVVYDRILPNEAIDSLIAMTVGVGFAICFDFTIKMLRAHFIDRAGIKADQEIGSEIFDHLLEMQMKDRRGSSGAFANTLREFETLREFFTSASLVALVDIPFIMLFLFVIYGIGGPLVLVPAIAVPTIIILGIGVQPLLARYAQSAFEEGQTKQGVLVETISGLETVKTSGAARLMRQRWKDSLKFQAGVGARSRRISHMVVNMTASAQQVSQIGIVVFGVFLIAAGETSMGALVGSVILVGRALAPLGQIAQTLTRLNQVRTSYRNLNGLMKQSTERQDGRHYLSRPRLAGRIEFQNVNFSYPGQNIAALRDVSFVIEPGEKIALLGRIGSGKSTILRLMLGLYEPDSGSILIDGTDIRQIDPADLRANISAVLQDAWLFSGTVKQNISVGAYRPNDEEILRASSLSGAHDFISRHPSGYDLMIQERGEGLSGGQRQSISLARGLVGAPPVLLMDEPTSMMDMQTEQLVVNRLREEAKDQTILVVTHRPSMLDLVDTVLVLDGGAVVARGPKSIVNKKMPTAGQQSDDVPGEQTPVSSPMAAKPGNPAVQDDANHAGDGGITDAEPSDGRDDPAVSGNGAARAFRRISKLRAAQPQPVAKIVRHSAAGLDAAADSSVIAAKAVSGQATNQQAGGNDGDDAVSPSARAAVEAIEPQTVINRAEMGDEKENGNA from the coding sequence ATGAACCGTTCCCTTGGCCGTATAACCCCGGTGAAGACAGTTTCCACCAAACCCGAAACAGGTGCAGCGCCCGTGCCTGATGAAGATGCGATGACCAATGCAAACCAGCAGCCTGATCGGGCAGCAGAAGCCACAACGGGTGCCACAACCGCGCCCAAAAAGCCGATTGATGATGAACCTGCGCAGCCGCGTGTGACAAAAGCCGAAAATACCGCCCGGGCTGTTGATTATATTGAACAATGCCTAGTTTATCTGTGCCGGCATTATGACATGTCTGTCACGGCAAATTATTTTCGCAATCTGGGCGATGGCAACCACGAAACCGGCCCGCAGTTTTTTGCCGAAATGGCGCGCAAGGTTGGCCTTGCCTGCATTGCCGGGGATGTGAAACTTGAAACCTTGAACCATACAACCCTGCCGGTTGCAGCCTTTCTGGATGATGGCAAGGTTGTTGTGATTGTCAGCCGCGAAGGGCCACATAAACTAGCCGTTTATGACCCAGATTTTGGCGATGCGCCGGTGATCATGTCGGTTGCGGATTTGCGCGGGGTGTTTAGCGGGCTTGGCATTGCCGTGCGCCCCTATTTCCGCGAAAGCCAGCATGTTGACCACCAATTGGCAAAACGGGGTCGGCACTGGTTCTGGTCCGCACTTGCCAAAAACAAGCCGATCTATTTTCAGGTTATCGTTGCTGCCGCCCTGACCAACTTTTTAAGTCTGACGGTGTCGCTGTTTACCATGGTGGTTTATGACCGCATCCTGCCTAACGAAGCGATTGATTCCCTGATCGCGATGACGGTGGGTGTGGGCTTTGCAATCTGTTTTGATTTCACCATCAAAATGCTGCGCGCCCATTTTATTGATCGGGCGGGGATAAAGGCCGATCAGGAAATTGGCAGCGAAATTTTCGATCATTTGCTGGAAATGCAAATGAAGGACCGTCGCGGGTCATCGGGTGCATTTGCCAATACGCTGCGCGAATTTGAAACCCTGCGCGAGTTTTTTACCTCCGCCTCGCTGGTCGCGCTGGTTGATATTCCCTTTATCATGCTGTTTTTGTTTGTCATTTATGGCATTGGCGGGCCGCTGGTGCTGGTTCCCGCGATTGCGGTGCCGACAATCATTATTCTGGGCATTGGCGTTCAGCCCCTTTTGGCCCGTTATGCCCAGTCTGCCTTTGAAGAAGGGCAGACCAAGCAGGGGGTTCTGGTTGAAACCATTTCCGGGCTGGAAACGGTTAAAACATCGGGTGCGGCCCGTCTGATGCGCCAACGCTGGAAAGACAGCCTGAAATTCCAGGCTGGTGTCGGCGCGCGCAGCCGCCGTATTTCGCATATGGTTGTGAATATGACGGCATCGGCACAGCAGGTGTCGCAGATTGGCATTGTCGTTTTTGGTGTTTTCCTGATTGCCGCGGGCGAAACCTCGATGGGCGCGCTGGTCGGGTCGGTTATTCTGGTGGGGCGGGCATTGGCGCCGCTGGGTCAGATCGCACAGACACTGACACGCCTCAACCAGGTGCGCACATCCTATCGCAACCTGAATGGCCTGATGAAACAATCCACCGAACGCCAGGATGGACGGCATTACCTGTCGCGTCCGCGTCTGGCGGGCCGGATCGAATTTCAGAATGTCAATTTTTCCTATCCCGGGCAGAACATTGCCGCTTTGCGCGATGTATCGTTTGTGATTGAACCGGGCGAGAAAATTGCCCTTCTGGGGCGGATCGGGTCGGGCAAAAGCACGATTTTGCGTCTGATGCTGGGCCTTTATGAACCCGATAGCGGATCGATCCTGATTGATGGAACCGACATCCGCCAGATTGACCCTGCTGACCTGCGGGCCAATATATCGGCCGTGTTGCAGGATGCCTGGCTGTTTTCCGGCACGGTGAAACAGAACATATCTGTTGGCGCCTATCGCCCGAATGACGAGGAAATCCTGCGGGCATCGAGCCTGTCGGGGGCGCACGATTTTATCAGCCGCCATCCCAGTGGATATGACCTGATGATACAGGAACGTGGCGAGGGCCTTTCGGGCGGGCAGCGGCAATCCATTTCGCTGGCGCGCGGTTTGGTCGGTGCGCCGCCTGTATTGTTGATGGACGAACCCACCAGCATGATGGACATGCAGACCGAACAACTGGTGGTGAACCGCCTGCGCGAGGAAGCCAAGGACCAGACCATTCTGGTCGTGACCCACCGGCCCAGCATGCTTGATCTGGTTGATACGGTTCTGGTGCTTGATGGTGGGGCGGTTGTTGCCCGTGGCCCAAAATCCATTGTGAATAAAAAGATGCCAACCGCTGGCCAGCAAAGCGATGATGTGCCGGGTGAACAAACGCCCGTATCATCGCCAATGGCGGCTAAGCCGGGCAATCCCGCCGTGCAGGATGATGCCAACCATGCCGGGGATGGCGGGATTACGGATGCAGAGCCATCGGATGGTCGCGATGACCCTGCTGTATCTGGCAATGGTGCGGCACGGGCCTTTCGGCGGATATCGAAACTGCGTGCTGCGCAGCCCCAGCCGGTTGCCAAAATTGTGCGGCATAGTGCGGCAGGCCTTGATGCCGCGGCAGATAGCAGCGTGATTGCGGCAAAGGCCGTTTCGGGTCAAG
- a CDS encoding helix-turn-helix transcriptional regulator — MIENPNNDLYDLLNALDDARDVPAAWQAGLRFFRKFGARQLTYGFERLDGSVVFLTTLPDWWMSHYLDNNYGSCDPLIDIARAYITPRKFETPFTNFPVTLSPKARQLLNEFGETESTAGLVIPGMTPMPQQLSALAISNTMDTEEFSKFYRGKETTLILAAHALQQRCQELDHQFIQTDVHLVRAKITHYPDLSPRERECLLWLCKGLRNDAIAERMGITRVTVEMHLRNCRQKLGARTREQAVVTAIKQGFITP; from the coding sequence ATGATCGAGAATCCGAATAACGATCTCTATGATCTGTTAAACGCCCTTGATGATGCGCGGGATGTGCCAGCGGCCTGGCAGGCTGGCTTGCGGTTTTTCAGAAAATTCGGGGCCCGTCAGCTCACCTATGGCTTTGAAAGACTGGATGGCAGCGTTGTTTTTCTGACCACCCTGCCCGACTGGTGGATGAGCCATTATCTGGACAACAATTATGGCAGTTGCGATCCGCTGATCGATATTGCCCGGGCCTATATTACCCCCAGAAAATTTGAAACGCCCTTCACCAATTTCCCCGTCACCCTTTCGCCCAAGGCCAGGCAACTACTTAATGAATTTGGTGAAACGGAATCGACTGCCGGGCTGGTCATTCCGGGAATGACGCCCATGCCGCAGCAATTAAGCGCCCTGGCCATTTCCAACACAATGGATACGGAAGAATTTTCAAAATTCTATCGTGGCAAGGAAACCACCCTGATCCTGGCGGCCCATGCCTTGCAACAGCGCTGTCAGGAACTTGATCATCAGTTTATCCAGACAGACGTTCACCTGGTCCGAGCGAAAATCACACATTATCCCGACCTCAGCCCGCGCGAACGCGAATGTCTGTTATGGCTGTGCAAAGGGCTGCGCAATGATGCCATTGCCGAACGTATGGGCATTACCCGTGTCACGGTTGAAATGCATTTGCGAAACTGCCGGCAAAAACTGGGCGCACGCACCCGTGAACAGGCCGTGGTGACCGCCATCAAACAGGGTTTCATTACGCCCTGA
- a CDS encoding helix-turn-helix transcriptional regulator, giving the protein MNPNHDLFDLLNALDTAQTVPDAWQVGLVFFRKYGGNQITYTHERQDGSIVFLTTLPDWWMSYYLDNNYANLDPFIDVGRAYFSPTRFDTNSVNLPVSLSAPARQMLNEFAETGSSTGFVIPTMAPSVPQISGFNIANTMQKQEFSQFYDDKENALVMAAHAVHQRCQELDPQLTRTDVHLAPHKITHYPELSPRERECLLWLCKGMRNDAIADRMGITRVTVEMHMRNCRQKLGARTREQAVVTAIKLGFITP; this is encoded by the coding sequence TTGAACCCGAATCACGATCTGTTTGATCTGTTAAATGCACTGGACACCGCACAAACCGTTCCAGACGCATGGCAGGTCGGGCTGGTGTTTTTCAGAAAGTATGGGGGCAATCAAATCACCTATACCCACGAAAGACAGGATGGCAGTATCGTCTTTCTAACCACCCTTCCCGACTGGTGGATGAGCTATTATCTCGACAATAACTATGCCAACCTCGACCCGTTCATTGATGTTGGCCGTGCCTATTTTTCCCCCACCAGATTTGACACCAATTCTGTCAATCTTCCAGTTTCCCTATCTGCTCCTGCCAGACAGATGCTTAACGAATTTGCCGAAACAGGTTCAAGCACCGGGTTTGTCATCCCGACAATGGCACCCTCTGTTCCGCAAATTAGCGGCTTTAACATTGCAAATACCATGCAGAAGCAGGAGTTTTCCCAATTCTATGATGATAAGGAAAACGCCCTGGTTATGGCAGCCCATGCCGTGCATCAACGCTGCCAGGAACTTGACCCGCAACTAACCCGCACAGACGTTCATCTGGCACCCCACAAAATCACGCATTATCCCGAACTCAGCCCGCGTGAACGCGAATGCCTGTTATGGCTGTGCAAGGGAATGCGCAATGATGCCATCGCCGATCGTATGGGCATTACCCGTGTCACGGTTGAAATGCATATGCGAAACTGCCGGCAAAAACTGGGGGCCCGCACCCGTGAACAGGCCGTGGTAACCGCCATCAAACTGGGTTTCATTACCCCGTAA